One window of Nymphaea colorata isolate Beijing-Zhang1983 chromosome 1, ASM883128v2, whole genome shotgun sequence genomic DNA carries:
- the LOC116245815 gene encoding dirigent protein 22-like: MSATAFFTTTQFLLFFFSVSTIILGDANIQGEVLLPPAQGTEKVSHLHFYFHDSLDGRYSIRIAAAPPSYKSATQFGNARAVDFPLTEGPHPGSKLVGRVQGLYVIASKEEVVLLMDLTYQFYEGKYNGSSISVLGRNAVRSPLREMPVVGGTGLFRLARGYVQAKTYLYNVTNGFAIVEYDAFVMHY; the protein is encoded by the coding sequence ATGTCTGCCACAGCCTTCTTCACAACTACCCAATTcttactcttcttcttctccgtcAGCACCATCATACTTGGTGATGCCAACATCCAAGGGGAAGTACTGCTACCTCCTGCCCAAGGTACTGAGAAGGTGAGCCATCTTCACTTTTATTTCCATGATAGCCTGGATGGTCGATACTCTATCCGCATTGCCGCCGCACCACCATCTTACAAGTCAGCGACCCAGTTCGGTAATGCTAGAGCCGTCGATTTCCCGTTGACAGAAGGGCCTCATCCAGGATCCAAGTTGGTTGGGAGAGTACAAGGGCTGTATGTCATAGCTTCAAAGGAAGAAGTTGTCTTGCTAATGGATTTGACATACCAGTTCTATGAAGGAAAGTACAATGGGAGCAGCATCAGTGTGCTTGGGCGGAATGCAGTGCGTAGTCCATTGAGGGAGATGCCGGTTGTGGGGGGAACTGGCCTTTTCCGGCTAGCCCGCGGCTACGTACAGGCTAAGACCTACCTTTACAACGTCACAAATGGGTTTGCAATTGTGGAATATGATGCATTTGTGATGCATTATTAA